A segment of the Streptomyces sp. NBC_00376 genome:
CGGCCCGGCGAGCGGGTCGCGGTCACCGGCTGCGGCACCTCCTGGTTCATGGCCATCGCGTACGCGGCGCTGCGCGAGGCGGCCGGGCAGGGCGAGACGGACGCGTACCCCTCCTCGGAGTTCCCGGCCGGGCGCCCGTACGACCGGGTCGTGGCGATCACCCGTTCCGGCACCACCACCGAGGTGCTGGAGCTGCTGGGCGAGCTGCGCGGCAGGGTCGCCACCGTCGCGCTGACCGCCGACCCGGGGACGCCGGTCATGGCGGCCGCCGACGCGGTGGCCGTACTGGACTGGGCGGACGAGGAGTCGGTCGTCCAGACCCGGTTCGCCACCACCGCGCTGGCCTTCCTGCGAGCCGGCCTGGAGGCGTCGGGCTCCCTGCCGGCCGGGGTGAAGACGGTGGCCGCCGCCACGGTGGACGCGGAGCTGGCGGTGACGGAGCCGCTGGACGAGGCGGTGGTCGCGGCCGAGCAGTGGACGTTCCTGGGGCGCGGCTGGACGTACGGGCTGGCGCAGGAGGCCGGGCTGAAGATGCGCGAGGCGGCGGGTGCCTGGACGGAGTCGTACCCGGCGATGGAGTACCGCCACGGCCCGATCTCGATCACCGGGCCGCACCGGGTGGCGTGGGTGTTCGGCCGGCTGCCGGAGGGGCTGGCCGGGGATGTGGCACGGGTGGGCGGCACGCTGGTCGCGCACGCCACGGCGGATCCGATGGCGGATCTGATCCGGGTGCAGCGCCTCGCGGTGGAGCTGGCGGAGTCGAAGGGGTACGACCCGGACCGGCCGCGCAACCTGTCGCGCAGCGTGATCCTTTCCTCCTGAGACCGACCGGAAGGGCCCGGGTCCCGTGCCGCGCGATCTTGGCAGCGATTTTGTATGGATCCGCAACAAACCGGGATAGTGGACTAGACCTTTTTGGATCCTCGGGCGAAACTGTTTCCCGTGAAACACGTCATCGCCCTCGATGTGGGCGGCACCGGAATGAAGGCCGCACTGGTCGGGGCCGACGGCACCCTGCTGTACGAGGCGCGGCGGGCCACCGGCAGAGAGCGCGGTGCCGAAGCCGTCGTGGAGTCGATCCTCGCCTTCGCCTCCGATCTGCGGGCGTACGGCGAGGAGCACCTCGGCGAGAGCGCGGTCGCGGCCGGTGTCGTCGTGCCCGGCATCGTCGACGCCGAGAACGGGGTCGCCGTATACGCCGCGAACCTGGGCTGGCGCGACGTGCCCATGCGGCAGCTGCTCGGCGAGCGGCTCGGCGGCGTCCCCGTCGCGCTCGGCCACGACGTACGCACCGGCGGGCTCGCCGAGGGCCGGATCGGCGCGGGCAAGGGCGCCGACCGCTTCCTCTTCGTACCGCTGGGCACCGGCATCGCCGGGGCCATCGGCATCGCGGGCAGGATCGAGGCGGGCGCGCACGGGTACGCGGGCGAGATCGGGCACATCGTGGTCCGGCCGGACGGGCCGGACTGCAGCTGCGGACAGCGCGGCTGTCTGGAGACCCTGGCCTCCGCCTCCGCCGTCAGCCGCGCCTGGGCCGCCGCGTCCGGCGACCCCGAGGCGGACGCGGCGGACTGCGCGAAGGCCGTCGAGTCCGGCGACCCGGCGGCGCTGGAGGTCTGGCGGAACGCGGTGGACGCGCTCGCCGCCGGGCTGGTCACCGCGCTGACGCTGCTCGACCCGAGCACGCTCGTCATCGGTGGCGGTCTCGCCGAGGCCGGGGAAACCTTGTTCACACCACTCCGTGCGGCCGTCGAGGAACGCGTCACGTTCCAGAAGCTGCCCCACATCGTCCCGGCGGCCCTCGGGGACACCGCCGGATGCCTGGGCGCAGGGCTGCTCGCCTGGGATCTTCTCTCCACGGAGGTATCCGCCTGATGGCCGGACGCGCAGACAGCACAGTTCTCGCAGGCGCCCGGGTGGTGCTTCCCACCGGGACGGTCGAGAACGGCCGGGTGATCGTCGAAGGCACCCGGATCGCGGGCAGCGCGGCCGAGGACACCCGGACCCTCGACCTGAGCGGCCACTGGGTGGTCCCCGGCTTCGTCGACATGCACAACCACGGCGGTGGCGGCGCGTCCTTCACCTCCGGCACCGTGGACGAGGTCCTCACCGGCATCCGGACCCACCGCGAGCACGGCACCACCACACTGGTCGCCTCCACGGTCACCGGCGAGATGGACTTCCTCGCCCACCGGGCCGGCGTCCTGTCCGAGCTGGTGGAGCAGGGCGACCTGGCCGGCATCCACTTCGAGGGACCGTTCATCTCGCCGTGCCGCAAGGGCGCGCACAGCGAGGAGCTGCTGCGCGACCCGGACCCGGCCGAGGTCCGCAAGCTGATGGACGCGGCGCGCGGCACCGCGAAGATGTTCACGCTCGCCACCGAACTGCCGGGCGGCATCGACTCGGTGCGGCTGCTCGCCGAGCACGGCGTCATCGCCGCGATCGGGCACACCGACGCCACGTACGAGCAGACCGTCGAGGCGATCGACGCGGGCGCCACCGTCGCCACGCACCTCTTCAACGCGATGCCGCCGCTCGCCCACCGCGAGCCCGGCCCGATCGCGGCGCTGCTGGAGGACGAGCGGATCACCGTCGAGCTGATCAACGACGGCACCCATCTGCACCCCGCGGCCCTGGAGCTGGCCTACCACCACGCGGGCGCCCACCGCGTCGCGCTGATCACCGACGCCATGGACGCGGCCGGCTTCGGCGACGGCCTCTACCAGCTCGGCCCGCTCGCGGTCGAGGTCAAGGACGGCGTCGCACGGCTGGTCGAGGGCGGATCGATCGCCGGCTCCACGCTCACCCTGGACACCGCCTTCCACCGGGCCGTGACCATCGACCGGATCCCGGTCGGCGACGTCGTGCAGTCCATCTCCGCCAACCCGGCCCGGCTGCTCGGCGTGTACGACAAGGTCGGCTCGCTGGAGCCCGGCAAGGACGCGGACCTGGTGGTCCTGGACGCGGACTTCGGGCTCAAGGGCGTCATGCGCAAGGGCGAATGGATCAAGGAGCCTCAAATCGGCTGATCCGTCCCAATATTGACGACGGGTCGAATAAGTAACGAAGAGACGGCGGTTGGTCCACAGCTCTGGGCCGACCGCCACCTCTTTGGCATGATCGCCTGGAAAACAGCTGGAGAAAGCGCATTCCGTCCAAGGTCTCGCGCTTCGGAGCAGGGATCGAGGGAGCGGCCGCGGTGATCCTCACGGTCACACTGAATACGGCACTCGACCTGACGTACGGCGTCCCGGAACTCGTCCCGCACGCCAGTCACCGCGTCAGCGAGATGTCCGAGCGACCCGGCGGCAAGGGACTGAACGTGGCCCGGGTGCTCTCCGCGCTCGGCCACGAGACGGTGGTCACCGGCTTCGCCGGAGGCTTCACCGGGACGGTGCTCCGCGAACTGCTGGCCGGCCTGCCCGCCACGGACGCACCCGGCACCGCCCCCGCGCCGACCACCCCCGCACCCATCGCCCCCGCACCGATCACCGACGCTCTCGTCACCGTCGCCGGGAACACCCGCCGCACCATCGCCGTCGTGGACCGGGCCACCGGCGACACCACCCAGCTCAACGAACCCGGACCGCTCGTCACCGCCGACGAGTGGACCGCCCTCCTCGGCCGGTACGAGGAGCTCCTCGCCGGGGCCGACGCCGTCGCGCTCTGCGGCAGCCTGCCGCCCGGCATACACGTCGGGGCCTACGCCGAACTGGTCCGTGCGGCCCGCGCCGCCGGTGTCCCCGTGCTGCTGGACACCAGCGGCGAACCGCTGCGCCGCGGCATCGCCGCCCGCCCCGACCTGATCAAGCCGAACGCCGACGAGCTCGCCCAGCTCACCGGCTCCCGGGAACCGATGCGCGCCACCCGCGACGCCCGCCGCCGCGGCGCGCACGGGGTCATCGCCTCGCTGGGCCCGGACGGCATGCTGGCGGTCACCCCCGACGGAATCTGGCAGGCAGCGCCGCCCGCCAGGGTCCTGGGCAATCCGACCGGCGCGGGCGACTCCGCGGTGGCCGGGCTGCTCTCCGGACTCGTCGAGGGGCTGAGCTGGCCGGACCGGCTGCGGCGGGCGGTGGCACTGTCGACGGCGACCGTGCTCTCCCCGACGGCCGGTGATTTCGACCGCGCGGCCTACGAGGAGCTGCTGCCGCGCGTCGGAGTCGAGGAACACACACCGGCGGCCCGATAGGCCGCGCCCGTCCCGAACCGGCCCGACCGCTGGTTCGAAAGAAGTAGCAAGAGGTCAGCATGCCGCTCGTCAGCACCGGTGAACTCGTCTCCGCCGCCCAGGCCGAGGGACGCGGGATCGCCGCCTTCAATGTCATCACGCTGGAGCACGCGGAGGCCATCGCGGCCGGCGCGGAGCGCGCCGGCGCCCCCGCCATCCTCCAGATCTCCGAGAACGCCGTGAAGTTCCACGGCGGACGGCTCTCCGCGATCGCCGCCGCGGCCGCCGCCGTCGCCCGCACCTCCGGCGCCCCGCTCGCCCTCCACCTCGACCACGTCGAGTCCGTGGAGCTGCTGCACCAGGCGCACACGGAGGGCTTCGGCTCCGTCATGTTCGACGCCTCCAAGCTGCCGTACGAGGAGAACGTGCGGGCCACGGCCGCCGCGGTGGCCTGGGGCCACGAGCACGGCATCTGGATCGAGGCCGAGCTCGGCAAGGTCGGCGGCAAGGAGGGCGAGGCCCCGCTCGACGCCCACGCCCCCGGCGTCCGTACCGACCCGGCCGAGGCCGCCGCGTACGTCCGCGACACCGGGGTGGACGCCCTGGCCGTCGCGGTCGGCTCCTCGCACGCCATGACCGAGCGCACCGCCGCCCTGGACCACGAGCTGATCGGCCGGCTCCGCGACGCCGTCCCGGTCCCGCTGGTGCTGCACGGCTCCAGCGGCGTCCCGGACGAGGAGATCCGCCGGGCCGTCGCCGCCTCCGGCATGGTCAAGATCAACGTGGGCACGGCGCTGAACACCGCGTTCACCGGTGCGGTACGGGCGTACCTGGTCGAGAACACCACGGGCGTCGACCCGCGGAAGTACATCGCCCCTGGGCGCGAGGCGATGGCCGCGACGGTGGCCGGCTTCCTGGCCCTGATGGGCTGACCGACCGGGCAACACGCAGTGGAAAACGGTCCGGCCCCATCGCCTCGCTCGGGCGATGGGGCCGGACCGTTCTCGTCACACACTCAGCGCTTCACGTGACCGGCCTTCAGCGACAGCTGGTCCAGATTGGCGTCGCACTGGTCGCCCTCGTTGCAGGAGATCATCAGGGTGTTCGCACCCTTGTTGAGGTTGACGTAGGCGAACGTGTTCGTCCAGCCCTTCTCAAGATCGCCCTCGGGGGCGTTCGCGTAGTTCTTCATGTTGATGCCGCGCGGGGCCTCGGAGTTGACCGTGAGGGACGTCTTGGCGTCCTTGCCCGGCACTCCGTACGTCACGAACAGCGTGTACGGACCGGCCTTCGGCACCTCGACCGACCAGGTCGCGGACCTGCCGACCTCGTTGAGGTTGATGTACTGGCCGTTGGAGCTCTCGGCGCCCTTGACCGTGTTGTCCAGCTGGGCCGTCCCGCCGAGCTTCAGCGTCGCCGCGTCCTGCTCGGGCAGCTCGACCGGGGCCTCGGAGCTCGGCGACTGCTGCGGCTTCGGGGACTCGTCGACCTGGCTGCCGGGGCCCGCCGAGGAGGTGGGCTCGTCCTTCTTCTTGTCCTTGTCCGGGTCACCGGTGAGCAGCGCGGCGCCGATCCCGATGAGCACGACCAGGACCACCGCGACCGCGGCGATCAGCAGGCCCTTGGTGTTCGGCCCGCCGCTGCCGGAGGAACCGCCGGACCGGCCGCGGCCGCCCTGCTGCGGAACCTGCGCGGTGGAGGCGCCGGGGTACGTCTCGGGTGCGGCGTACTGCGCGTTCGGCTGGTGGTAGCCCTGCTGCTGGCCGTACGCCTGCTGCTGCGGCACCTGCTGGCCGTACTGGCGCTCGCCGACGGTGCGCACCTGGTTGTACGAGGTCCGGGGCACACCCGGCTGCGGGGCCGCCGGTCCCGGGTAGCCGTATCCGCCCTGCCGCGGCGGCTGGGCACCCGCCGCCTGTCCGTCCTCGTACAGGTAGCCGAACGGATCGTCGTCCTCGGGCTTGTTTGCGCCGTTGTTACCGGCCGTCATCCCTGGGTCACTCCTCACCATGTCGCCAGCCGTCGCCGGATTTCGCCAGCCGTGGCCGACCGGCCGAGCCTACCCCGAACGGACGGCACCGAGAATTACCGTCGGCCGTACCGGAAGTGCGGCGGAGCACGGGGGCCGCGCCCCCGTGAACGTCAGCCGGCCCTGCGGTGAACCTTCGACCGCGACCGCTTCTCCACGTACATCCGCTGGTCGGCGGAGCGCAGCACCTCTTCGGCGGTCATGCCGCAGGCGGCCCAGCCGATGCCGAAGCTCGCCCCCACGCGCACCGCCCGGCCGTCGACCCGGATCGGCGGAATGATGGCGTTACGGAGGCGTACCGCCAGGTCCGCCGCGTCCGCGTTGCCGAGCCCGTCGGCCAGGACGACGAATTCGTCACCCCCGAGCCGGGCCACGGTGTCGCCGTCGCGGACACAGGTGGTGAGCCGGCGGGCGACCTCGATCAGCACGGCGTCACCGGTGTGGTGGCCGAAGCGGTCGTTGATCGACTTGAAGCCGTCGAGGTCGCAGAAGAGGACCGCGAGCCCCTTCGCCCCGTCGTCGTGCTCGGTGTCGGGTGCGACGGAGTGCACATGGTGGTCGTACGGGCCGCCGGGCGCCGGGTCCACCTCGTAGCCGTGCGCCATCCGCGCGTCCGGGTCGTCGACGTCGCCGTAGGCCGCGTCCAGCGCCTCCACCGGGGTGGTGGCCGTGGAGTCCGGGCGTTCGCAGAGCCGGGCGCCCAGCCGGGAGCGCAGCTCGGCGCTGTTGGGCAGGCCGGTGAGCGCGTCGTGCGAGGCGCGGTGCGCCAGATGCAGCTCGTGGCGCTTGCGCTCCTCTATGTCCTCGACGTGGGTGAGCAGGAAGCGCGGGCCGTCCGCGGTGTCGGCGACGACGGAGTTGCGCAGCGAGACCCAGAGGTAGGTGCCGTCCCGCCGCCCGAGCCGCAGCTCGGCGCGACCGCCCTCGGCGGA
Coding sequences within it:
- a CDS encoding SIS domain-containing protein — protein: MSRTASEIATQPGCWRRAARAAAAFDGLPRPGERVAVTGCGTSWFMAIAYAALREAAGQGETDAYPSSEFPAGRPYDRVVAITRSGTTTEVLELLGELRGRVATVALTADPGTPVMAAADAVAVLDWADEESVVQTRFATTALAFLRAGLEASGSLPAGVKTVAAATVDAELAVTEPLDEAVVAAEQWTFLGRGWTYGLAQEAGLKMREAAGAWTESYPAMEYRHGPISITGPHRVAWVFGRLPEGLAGDVARVGGTLVAHATADPMADLIRVQRLAVELAESKGYDPDRPRNLSRSVILSS
- a CDS encoding ROK family protein gives rise to the protein MKHVIALDVGGTGMKAALVGADGTLLYEARRATGRERGAEAVVESILAFASDLRAYGEEHLGESAVAAGVVVPGIVDAENGVAVYAANLGWRDVPMRQLLGERLGGVPVALGHDVRTGGLAEGRIGAGKGADRFLFVPLGTGIAGAIGIAGRIEAGAHGYAGEIGHIVVRPDGPDCSCGQRGCLETLASASAVSRAWAAASGDPEADAADCAKAVESGDPAALEVWRNAVDALAAGLVTALTLLDPSTLVIGGGLAEAGETLFTPLRAAVEERVTFQKLPHIVPAALGDTAGCLGAGLLAWDLLSTEVSA
- the nagA gene encoding N-acetylglucosamine-6-phosphate deacetylase, which codes for MAGRADSTVLAGARVVLPTGTVENGRVIVEGTRIAGSAAEDTRTLDLSGHWVVPGFVDMHNHGGGGASFTSGTVDEVLTGIRTHREHGTTTLVASTVTGEMDFLAHRAGVLSELVEQGDLAGIHFEGPFISPCRKGAHSEELLRDPDPAEVRKLMDAARGTAKMFTLATELPGGIDSVRLLAEHGVIAAIGHTDATYEQTVEAIDAGATVATHLFNAMPPLAHREPGPIAALLEDERITVELINDGTHLHPAALELAYHHAGAHRVALITDAMDAAGFGDGLYQLGPLAVEVKDGVARLVEGGSIAGSTLTLDTAFHRAVTIDRIPVGDVVQSISANPARLLGVYDKVGSLEPGKDADLVVLDADFGLKGVMRKGEWIKEPQIG
- a CDS encoding 1-phosphofructokinase family hexose kinase yields the protein MILTVTLNTALDLTYGVPELVPHASHRVSEMSERPGGKGLNVARVLSALGHETVVTGFAGGFTGTVLRELLAGLPATDAPGTAPAPTTPAPIAPAPITDALVTVAGNTRRTIAVVDRATGDTTQLNEPGPLVTADEWTALLGRYEELLAGADAVALCGSLPPGIHVGAYAELVRAARAAGVPVLLDTSGEPLRRGIAARPDLIKPNADELAQLTGSREPMRATRDARRRGAHGVIASLGPDGMLAVTPDGIWQAAPPARVLGNPTGAGDSAVAGLLSGLVEGLSWPDRLRRAVALSTATVLSPTAGDFDRAAYEELLPRVGVEEHTPAAR
- a CDS encoding class II fructose-bisphosphate aldolase, with the translated sequence MPLVSTGELVSAAQAEGRGIAAFNVITLEHAEAIAAGAERAGAPAILQISENAVKFHGGRLSAIAAAAAAVARTSGAPLALHLDHVESVELLHQAHTEGFGSVMFDASKLPYEENVRATAAAVAWGHEHGIWIEAELGKVGGKEGEAPLDAHAPGVRTDPAEAAAYVRDTGVDALAVAVGSSHAMTERTAALDHELIGRLRDAVPVPLVLHGSSGVPDEEIRRAVAASGMVKINVGTALNTAFTGAVRAYLVENTTGVDPRKYIAPGREAMAATVAGFLALMG
- a CDS encoding carbohydrate-binding protein, which encodes MTAGNNGANKPEDDDPFGYLYEDGQAAGAQPPRQGGYGYPGPAAPQPGVPRTSYNQVRTVGERQYGQQVPQQQAYGQQQGYHQPNAQYAAPETYPGASTAQVPQQGGRGRSGGSSGSGGPNTKGLLIAAVAVVLVVLIGIGAALLTGDPDKDKKKDEPTSSAGPGSQVDESPKPQQSPSSEAPVELPEQDAATLKLGGTAQLDNTVKGAESSNGQYINLNEVGRSATWSVEVPKAGPYTLFVTYGVPGKDAKTSLTVNSEAPRGINMKNYANAPEGDLEKGWTNTFAYVNLNKGANTLMISCNEGDQCDANLDQLSLKAGHVKR